The genomic interval TGATCCTAATTCAAAGAAGAGGGAGCGAGTCGCATTCCGTCTTTTCACCACTATGGACTTTTCTATTGGTTGTCCTTGTCAATCTGATCATCACCCTCTTTAATCGTTCGCTAAACAGGCTTGTCACAGAGCAACCGTTCGTCATAGGCATTGATCTGATTTTCTGCGCTCTCGTTCTGGCAATCAGCGGCGGCTCGCGTAGTCCCTATTATTTATACACACTCAGCCCGTTGTTGGCAGGCGCATTCTTTTTTCAGGTGCGCGGGGCGCTCGGAGCGGCGGCATCCTTTACGCCTCTCTATTTTGCCGCCGATGCCATTACACGCCGCCTAACCGACTCGGGACCTCCTGAAAGCGTTACGCTCATCACGCAACTGGCAGGCATCTGGTTGATCCCGGCTTTGTTTGCCTATCCAGCAGTTTTACTCAGCGAGGTAGATCGTGCCTGCGACGAACTATCCGCCGCGCGCGATGAACTTGCGGAAAAGCATGAAAACCTTGCCATTGCTCACCGCCAATTAAAGGTCATTCACGACCTGACCGTTCTGCTTCAAGCCGCGCCCGATTTGATCTCTGTGCAGCAACGAGTGCTTGGCGCGGTGACAACCGGATTAGGCTTCCGTAGAGCGGTTGTTAGCGTGGTTGACCCTGCTCGCGAAGAAATGGGTGGCTGGATGCTATATCCCGTTAATTCATCCTTTCCATCCATTGATCCCCTCCCGCTCAAATCAGAAAACGGCGAGATCTTCAAGGCGTTGTTGGATCGAAAATCGTTTACAACGGGAACAAGCGGCGAAATACTCATCAACCAAATTGCGCTGAATTCTTGGCTGAAAACCTGTCAATGGTACGTTTACCCTCTTTCACTTCGCGAACATGCGGTTGGGATTTTACTGGTGGAACTGGAAAAGGGGACGGAATTGACGCGCCAACGCGAAGAGGCCATCACCATGGTTGCGAATCAGGCCGCTCTTGCGCTTGGTACTACCATCTTGTGCATCGACCGCGCCCGGCGCCTCGCCGTCGAGACCGAACGCAACCGCATCGCGCGCGATATCCATGATACGGTCGCGCAATCGCTCTTCGGCATCATCTATTCGCTCGACGCGTGCGTAACCATGCTTCCGCAGAAAGCGGACGATGTAAAAAAGGAACTAATCGAGTTGCGCGCGCTGGCAAACAGCGCGCATGAAGAAGTGCGTCGTTCCATCTTTAACTTGTGGCCCTCTGCATTGACCATTGAATTGTTCATGGCTGACCTTTCGAACTACATCAGCAGTTGCTGTCGTCCGCGTTCGTTCAGCATCATCTTCAACCATCACGGCGATTTCAATTCCCTGCCCTCGGGCTTGCGCCGCGCGATCTATCGAATGGCGCAGGAGGCTTTGGCAAATTCTGCGCGGTATTCAGGGGCAGACTCGGCGCGTCTATGCCTGACCATTGCCGGCCGCGAAGTGTTCCTCGATATTTCTGATCAAGGCAAAGGCTTTGACCCGACCGTAGCATTGTCGCGCAGTCAGAGCCGCGAACATTTTGGCTTGCAAGGCATGCAAGAGCGAGCCCGCGCGTTAGGCGGCGACTGCGAGATCGCCAGCCAGACAAACAATGGCGCGCGCATCATGATCAACCTGCCCATCAACGGAGATG from Candidatus Defluviilinea gracilis carries:
- a CDS encoding sensor histidine kinase; the encoded protein is MAKIKMLFHSYRIFPFLVFFRWVSLIPALLILIQRRGSESHSVFSPLWTFLLVVLVNLIITLFNRSLNRLVTEQPFVIGIDLIFCALVLAISGGSRSPYYLYTLSPLLAGAFFFQVRGALGAAASFTPLYFAADAITRRLTDSGPPESVTLITQLAGIWLIPALFAYPAVLLSEVDRACDELSAARDELAEKHENLAIAHRQLKVIHDLTVLLQAAPDLISVQQRVLGAVTTGLGFRRAVVSVVDPAREEMGGWMLYPVNSSFPSIDPLPLKSENGEIFKALLDRKSFTTGTSGEILINQIALNSWLKTCQWYVYPLSLREHAVGILLVELEKGTELTRQREEAITMVANQAALALGTTILCIDRARRLAVETERNRIARDIHDTVAQSLFGIIYSLDACVTMLPQKADDVKKELIELRALANSAHEEVRRSIFNLWPSALTIELFMADLSNYISSCCRPRSFSIIFNHHGDFNSLPSGLRRAIYRMAQEALANSARYSGADSARLCLTIAGREVFLDISDQGKGFDPTVALSRSQSREHFGLQGMQERARALGGDCEIASQTNNGARIMINLPINGDDQHA